From the genome of Phalacrocorax aristotelis chromosome 15, bGulAri2.1, whole genome shotgun sequence, one region includes:
- the PPP1CC gene encoding serine/threonine-protein phosphatase PP1-gamma catalytic subunit, with the protein MADIDKLNIDSIIQRLLEVRGSKPGKNVQLQENEIRGLCLKSREIFLSQPILLELEAPLKICGDIHGQYYDLLRLFEYGGFPPESNYLFLGDYVDRGKQSLETICLLLAYKIKYPENFFLLRGNHECASINRIYGFYDECKRRYNIKLWKTFTDCFNCLPIAAIVDEKIFCCHGGLSPDLQSMEQIRRIMRPTDVPDQGLLCDLLWSDPDKDVLGWGENDRGVSFTFGAEVVAKFLHKHDLDLICRAHQVVEDGYEFFAKRQLVTLFSAPNYCGEFDNAGAMMSVDETLMCSFQILKPAEKKKPNSSRPVTPPRGMITKQAKK; encoded by the exons TGCGAGGATCAAAACCAGGCAAAAATGTCCAACTTCAAGAGAATGAAATTAGAGGACTGTGCTTGAAATCCAGAGAGATCTTTCTGAGTCAGCCTATTCTACTAGAACTTGAAGCTCCACTGAAAATATGTG GTGACATCCATGGACAGTACTATGACTTGCTTCGACTCTTTGAATATGGAGGTTTTCCACCAGAAAGCAACTACCTGTTCCTTGGTGATTATgttgacagaggaaaacaatcTTTAGAAACAATTTGTCTTCTATTGGCCTACAAAATTAAATACCCAgagaattttttcctcctcagaggGAACCACGAATGTGCCAGCATCAACAGAATTTATGGGTTTTATGATGAAT GTAAGAGAAGATACAATATTAAGCTGTGGAAAACCTTTACAGACTGTTTTAACTGTTTACCAATTGCAGCTATTGTGGAtgagaaaatattctgctgtCATGGGG GTTTGTCACCAGACCTTCAGTCAATGGAACAGATAAGACGAATTATGCGCCCCACTGATGTACCAGATCAAGGTCTACTTTGTGATCTCTTGTGGTCTGACCCTGACAAGGATGTCTTAGGATGGGGTGAAAACGACAGAGGAGTGTCCTTCACATTTGGTGCTGAAGTGGTTGCTAAGTTTCTCCATAAACATGATCTGGATCTCATATGTAGAGCTCATCAG GTTGTTGAAGACGGATATGAGTTTTTTGCCAAAAGGCAATTGGTAACTCTCTTTTCTGCCCCAAATTACTGTGGAGAATTTGATAATGCGGGTGCCATGATGAGTGTGGATGAAACTTTAATGTGCTCTTTTCAG attttgaaacctgcagagaaaaagaagcccAATTCCAGCCGACCTGTAACGCCTCCTAGGGGTATGAtcacaaaacaagcaaagaaatag